In the genome of Treponema pedis, one region contains:
- a CDS encoding S9 family peptidase: MLKTKNSVKVLPAILTAGLSVFLGCQTGQSKSVQPKQSDFEAPPKAQIHPEEFTKFGNKRVDNYYWLKDKNNPEVIDYLKAENAYTDSVMASTKDLQKTLYDEMIARIKEDDESYPVFRNGYYYYSRVEKGKQYRVYCRKKDSLEAEEEIFFDVNKMAEGKNAFIFSRYSVSPDNTKAIYFYNETGSFAEFTMKIRDLTTGKDLPFTVEGAASAAWAADNKTVFYSTIDDSLRSSKIYRNTIEGGKAEFIYEEKDVRFSAYVSGEKTRRFISIYSTSSTTSEERLIPADTPRAAFTVFKPRVQDIDYSVIPHKDCFFIQYKDKENLNGKLYKAPLTGFENTANWQEIVPHNPDVRIEGIDIFKDFLVLELRKNGLIEIKILSIADGSEKNIAFPEPVYTASLSGNPEYDAETIRYTYSSLNRPQTLYEYTIGTGKTEKLKEQEIPSGFNPDNYTVERLWAQAPDGVKVPMAVVYKKGLKKNGSAPALLYSYGSYGISSDVYFDSTVYSLIDRGFVYAVAQIRGGSDLGEQWYEDGKLLKKKNTFTDFIACAEHLINTKYTASDKLAIMGGSAGGLLMGAVTNMRPDLFHTVVAQVPFVDVVTTMLDDTLPLTTGEYEEWGNPNEEEYYKYMLSYSPYDNIEAKNYPNILVTGGINDSQVLFHEPAKYTAKLRELKTDNNILILHMNMESGHGGATGRYSRFADIAFDYAFILSML, translated from the coding sequence ATGCTTAAAACAAAAAATTCTGTAAAAGTATTGCCTGCTATACTGACTGCCGGCTTATCCGTTTTTTTAGGCTGTCAAACCGGTCAATCCAAATCGGTTCAACCTAAACAATCCGACTTTGAAGCCCCTCCAAAGGCTCAAATACACCCTGAGGAATTTACAAAATTCGGAAACAAGCGCGTCGATAATTATTATTGGCTTAAAGATAAAAATAATCCCGAAGTAATCGACTATCTTAAAGCCGAAAACGCCTATACCGATAGTGTGATGGCTTCTACAAAAGACTTGCAAAAAACGCTCTATGATGAAATGATTGCCCGAATCAAAGAAGATGACGAAAGTTATCCGGTATTTAGAAACGGCTATTATTACTACAGCCGTGTCGAAAAGGGAAAGCAGTACCGCGTGTATTGCCGAAAAAAGGACTCGCTTGAAGCGGAGGAAGAAATCTTTTTCGATGTAAATAAAATGGCGGAAGGAAAAAATGCCTTTATTTTTTCACGATATTCCGTCAGCCCCGACAACACTAAGGCTATCTATTTTTACAACGAAACGGGTTCTTTTGCCGAATTCACGATGAAGATCCGCGACCTCACAACGGGAAAAGATTTACCGTTTACCGTTGAAGGAGCCGCTTCCGCCGCATGGGCTGCCGACAATAAAACCGTTTTTTACAGCACCATTGACGATTCCCTGCGTTCTTCAAAAATATACCGCAACACGATAGAAGGCGGTAAGGCCGAATTTATCTATGAAGAAAAAGATGTACGCTTTTCAGCGTATGTCAGCGGTGAAAAAACGAGGCGCTTTATAAGCATTTACAGCACAAGTTCCACCACTTCCGAAGAAAGACTCATTCCTGCCGATACACCGCGTGCGGCATTTACCGTTTTTAAACCGCGTGTACAGGATATAGACTATTCGGTTATTCCGCATAAGGACTGCTTTTTTATTCAATATAAAGATAAAGAAAATTTAAATGGAAAATTGTACAAGGCTCCGCTTACGGGTTTTGAAAATACCGCAAATTGGCAGGAGATTGTACCGCATAATCCTGATGTCCGCATTGAAGGAATCGACATATTCAAAGATTTTCTTGTATTGGAGCTTAGAAAAAACGGGCTTATTGAAATTAAAATACTGTCTATAGCCGACGGAAGCGAAAAAAACATCGCTTTCCCTGAACCGGTATATACCGCCTCACTGTCCGGCAATCCCGAATACGATGCGGAAACAATCCGCTATACGTACAGTTCTCTTAACCGTCCGCAAACCCTGTATGAATATACCATCGGAACGGGTAAAACGGAAAAATTAAAAGAACAGGAAATACCTTCAGGATTTAATCCCGACAACTATACCGTTGAGCGGCTGTGGGCACAAGCTCCCGACGGAGTAAAAGTGCCGATGGCGGTGGTATACAAAAAAGGCTTAAAGAAAAACGGTTCCGCTCCGGCTCTCCTGTATTCTTACGGCAGTTACGGAATAAGTTCCGATGTTTATTTTGATTCAACCGTTTACAGCTTAATTGACAGGGGCTTTGTATATGCGGTAGCACAGATACGGGGCGGAAGCGACCTCGGGGAGCAATGGTACGAGGACGGAAAACTGTTAAAAAAGAAAAACACCTTTACCGATTTTATTGCATGCGCCGAACATTTAATTAACACAAAGTACACCGCTTCCGATAAATTGGCAATTATGGGCGGAAGTGCAGGCGGTTTATTGATGGGAGCAGTTACCAATATGCGTCCCGACCTTTTCCACACTGTTGTAGCGCAAGTTCCCTTTGTCGATGTGGTTACTACAATGCTTGACGATACCTTACCGCTTACCACCGGCGAATACGAAGAATGGGGTAATCCGAATGAAGAAGAATACTACAAGTATATGCTCTCATACTCCCCGTATGATAATATCGAAGCAAAAAATTACCCGAATATATTGGTAACGGGTGGTATTAACGATTCTCAAGTTCTGTTCCACGAACCTGCAAAATATACGGCAAAGCTGCGCGAGCTTAAAACCGATAATAATATTCTGATTTTACACATGAATATGGAATCGGGACACGGCGGAGCTACAGGACGCTACAGCCGCTTTGCGGATATCGCATTCGATTACGCATTTATATTGTCGATGCTGTAA
- a CDS encoding tRNA-dihydrouridine synthase family protein, giving the protein MKLILAPMAAISHSGLRRLIAEFGEPDEYFSEMIHAPSAISGGGFEKWYFRCNPSPEKLVWQVTSPEAESAAKAVPILLKNGGFGIDLNMGCCAPQIVNTGAGFAWVQKPYSETAEFVRKVKEAVLKWENGGMPLNDSHSVKEKSALEGFKSSRIRLSVKLRLGETEDYAALLKFCKMLVSEGAELITLHPRTRRQKYSRPCKHRYTARLAEDLSIPVYANGDIDSLNKFSEYSSIYKCSGWMIGRAAVQKPWIFSEIKETLISGAENNMRENGIDLFKTACRFLQLLKEEQPEEFYLTRAQRFFAYFCDNFKFAHHIKSKILNCKNLESMRQKLEEYFQEVPEDIIYNCRLPF; this is encoded by the coding sequence ATGAAATTAATTTTAGCGCCGATGGCGGCAATAAGTCATTCCGGTTTAAGAAGGCTTATTGCGGAGTTCGGTGAGCCCGACGAATATTTTTCCGAGATGATTCACGCTCCTTCGGCAATATCCGGCGGAGGCTTTGAAAAATGGTATTTTCGCTGTAATCCTTCTCCCGAAAAACTTGTGTGGCAAGTTACAAGTCCGGAAGCGGAATCCGCCGCAAAAGCGGTGCCCATTTTGCTTAAAAACGGCGGGTTCGGTATTGATTTAAATATGGGTTGCTGCGCGCCGCAAATTGTAAATACGGGAGCGGGCTTTGCATGGGTACAAAAACCTTATTCGGAAACTGCCGAGTTTGTGCGTAAGGTAAAAGAAGCCGTTTTAAAATGGGAAAACGGAGGAATGCCTTTAAACGATTCTCATAGCGTAAAAGAAAAATCGGCTTTAGAAGGTTTTAAAAGCTCCCGTATCCGTTTGAGTGTAAAATTGAGATTGGGAGAAACGGAAGATTATGCCGCATTACTTAAATTTTGTAAAATGCTTGTTTCAGAAGGCGCGGAATTGATTACCCTGCACCCGCGTACACGCAGGCAAAAATATTCCCGTCCGTGTAAACATCGGTATACGGCCCGTTTGGCGGAAGATTTAAGCATTCCCGTCTATGCAAACGGCGATATAGATTCTTTAAATAAATTTTCGGAATATTCTTCCATATATAAATGTTCGGGCTGGATGATAGGCCGGGCTGCGGTACAAAAACCGTGGATTTTTTCGGAGATAAAAGAAACTTTAATTTCCGGGGCGGAAAATAATATGAGGGAAAACGGAATAGATTTGTTTAAAACCGCTTGCCGTTTTTTACAACTTCTAAAAGAAGAACAGCCTGAAGAATTTTATTTAACCAGAGCGCAAAGGTTTTTTGCTTATTTTTGCGATAATTTTAAATTTGCTCATCACATAAAAAGTAAAATTTTAAATTGTAAAAACCTTGAAAGTATGCGGCAAAAATTGGAGGAGTATTTTCAAGAAGTGCCGGAAGATATAATTTATAACTGCCGATTGCCGTTTTAG
- a CDS encoding PP2C family protein-serine/threonine phosphatase has protein sequence MIKLRKLLSNILISIGMSGVFALFLIFVSPRFLFLGKFYSASDMTLALSRLSKIPEMTQTHRFFIGLAVFILICIFAGTVMQVFSKKIENKEYGKPKTKIFAEFLRKLRFCYTTENLIDSIYSELEYSGDCSVMMIDAKEHIVIYNSASRFVSTPETFKTFQAVSENLKIGIHFFNADIKECKQKQARIAAVILESFHFFIVCRYLNEVEPEIFNTMLSEFLSYESRTTTLGKLLHLSELTHEWNMVAETQKAFLPRKIPEAPHLDIASYFRPLVNVSGDYYDVIKIDGYKTLLVLGDVSGKGLAAALVMGVVINTIKITKNKEDLAGLITAVDTAIKRMKLMDKYTVLFLGLIDTEKMTLKYVNASMENPMILTESPNGYKIKPLESTCSIVGIIDLDNIGVEERRLYRGDVIFMATDGIPETMNEEGIELGDTELYLDSIKSFAPHSARNILEDVANLAMTHVGKNKLRDDITMLCVKVKV, from the coding sequence ATGATAAAATTGCGTAAATTACTTTCAAATATTCTTATCAGTATCGGAATGAGCGGCGTTTTTGCCCTGTTTTTGATATTTGTAAGTCCCAGATTTTTATTTTTAGGTAAATTTTACTCTGCCAGCGATATGACGCTTGCTTTAAGCCGATTATCCAAGATACCGGAAATGACTCAAACTCACCGTTTTTTTATAGGATTGGCGGTATTTATTCTTATCTGTATTTTTGCCGGAACTGTAATGCAGGTATTTTCAAAAAAAATAGAAAATAAGGAATACGGTAAGCCGAAAACCAAAATTTTTGCAGAGTTTTTAAGAAAACTTAGATTTTGCTACACTACGGAAAACCTTATAGATTCAATTTACAGTGAACTTGAATATTCGGGCGATTGCTCTGTAATGATGATAGACGCAAAAGAACACATAGTTATTTATAACAGCGCGTCCCGCTTTGTTTCAACTCCCGAAACTTTTAAAACCTTTCAAGCCGTTTCCGAAAATTTAAAAATCGGAATACATTTTTTTAATGCGGATATAAAGGAGTGTAAACAAAAACAGGCCCGTATTGCCGCAGTTATTTTGGAAAGTTTTCATTTTTTTATAGTGTGCCGTTATTTAAACGAAGTGGAACCTGAAATTTTTAACACTATGCTTTCAGAATTTTTAAGTTACGAAAGCCGAACTACAACCTTAGGAAAGCTTTTACATCTTTCCGAATTAACTCATGAATGGAATATGGTTGCTGAAACTCAAAAAGCGTTTTTGCCGCGTAAAATACCTGAAGCTCCGCACTTGGATATAGCTTCGTATTTTAGACCGCTTGTAAACGTATCGGGAGATTATTATGACGTTATAAAAATAGACGGATATAAGACGCTTTTGGTTTTAGGAGATGTTTCCGGTAAGGGTCTTGCGGCGGCTTTGGTTATGGGCGTAGTTATAAATACCATAAAAATCACTAAAAATAAAGAAGACCTTGCAGGCTTAATTACAGCTGTTGATACGGCGATAAAGCGAATGAAGCTGATGGATAAATATACGGTTCTTTTTTTAGGTCTTATCGATACTGAAAAGATGACATTAAAATATGTAAATGCCTCTATGGAAAACCCTATGATTCTTACGGAATCGCCTAACGGCTACAAAATAAAACCCTTGGAATCCACTTGCAGTATCGTAGGAATTATCGATTTGGATAATATAGGGGTAGAAGAACGAAGGTTATACCGCGGTGATGTTATTTTTATGGCAACCGACGGGATTCCCGAAACTATGAATGAGGAAGGTATCGAGCTGGGCGATACCGAATTATATTTGGACTCTATAAAATCTTTTGCACCGCATAGCGCCCGAAATATTCTTGAAGATGTCGCAAATTTGGCAATGACCCATGTGGGTAAAAACAAACTTCGCGACGATATTACGATGCTTTGTGTAAAGGTTAAGGTGTAA
- a CDS encoding arsenate reductase family protein produces the protein MLFLHYPKCSTCAKAKKWLDEHLLTYTERHIKEKNPSAKELKEWHKRSGMPLKKFFNTSGLVYKNLNLKDKLPALSEEEQYTLLASDGMLVKRPLIISDSCILTGFKEKEWEEALVKGSR, from the coding sequence ATGCTTTTTTTACATTATCCTAAATGTTCTACTTGTGCAAAGGCAAAAAAATGGCTTGATGAACATTTGCTTACTTATACCGAGCGGCACATAAAAGAAAAAAATCCTTCCGCTAAAGAATTAAAGGAATGGCATAAAAGAAGCGGTATGCCGCTTAAAAAGTTTTTTAATACAAGCGGGCTGGTTTATAAAAATTTAAATTTAAAAGATAAGCTTCCCGCTTTAAGCGAGGAAGAACAATATACTTTACTTGCTTCGGACGGTATGTTGGTTAAACGGCCTCTTATAATTTCGGATTCTTGTATTTTAACGGGTTTTAAAGAAAAAGAGTGGGAAGAGGCTTTAGTAAAGGGTTCGCGTTAG
- a CDS encoding methylated-DNA--[protein]-cysteine S-methyltransferase produces MQYTNNYKSPVGELLLSCDEKGLTGIWFSGGRYFAQGLNPDHKNKETDIFNQTKKWLDIYFSGKEPDFTPPLHLTGSEFRKNVGKIMCRIPYGKTITYGEIAKIIAEQTGLKKMSAQAVGGAVGHNPISIIVPCHRVVGTNGSLTGYGGGIERKVQLLTLEKTDMRKLFIPKKGTAL; encoded by the coding sequence ATGCAATATACAAATAATTATAAATCTCCCGTAGGAGAACTGCTTCTTTCCTGTGATGAAAAAGGGCTTACAGGTATTTGGTTTTCAGGCGGAAGGTATTTTGCACAAGGGCTTAACCCGGACCATAAAAACAAGGAAACCGACATTTTCAACCAAACAAAAAAATGGCTCGATATTTATTTTTCGGGGAAAGAGCCCGATTTTACTCCTCCGCTTCATTTAACGGGCTCGGAATTCAGAAAAAATGTCGGCAAAATTATGTGCAGGATACCGTACGGAAAAACGATTACTTACGGAGAAATTGCAAAAATTATAGCCGAACAAACGGGCTTAAAAAAAATGTCGGCTCAGGCGGTAGGCGGGGCTGTCGGACACAATCCCATTTCCATAATCGTACCGTGCCATCGCGTTGTAGGAACAAACGGGAGCCTTACGGGATACGGCGGCGGCATAGAGCGTAAAGTGCAACTGTTAACTTTGGAAAAAACGGATATGAGAAAACTCTTTATACCCAAAAAAGGAACTGCATTATAA
- a CDS encoding PP2C family protein-serine/threonine phosphatase encodes MGLIVFIFFFFSVLTILTLNIITKKEAVSKSLLKVSISATATTLFFLTTMLVLYYSIPNWNVYLSTLFLAGISVTSFFLLDMAVRMPSFEKRTGIKFFIFNCLIHLTALIILLLFFEGLFWDVLSGFKFSSQIIFGMSAERFYASIVLLFTSVLALIISVVKAAKEQSKIYKQQMLFFAMSITVSLIIYGVVFYLANIFTWVVAILPAGYVMLIFLANYAFSVSIVYDKKQLAFAFTRFLSFILVFALLAGYAASLILTKVRNIYVQMFLLIVSAFIFLVFRNIVSQKLRWFLGDTSEYAKAIEEKLQKINYEAGREEVLNAFTNIMIEHLKASGMDVLITSEQDILEPVYSTFGTTSVFPIQSPVFESLLKKHSSVIMRSEVLTSAEFAPIRNELISIMNKTSSEVLIFVREGQKLIGIIGIAERRKKEEYTDYDYGVLTNLYSYFFLVVYYLRNIAKEDIILTVDREIEMSDQIIGSIQKNMDKVEKKVVEVDSVSYSAHQLGGDFIDFIKLSEDRYFFLIGDVAGKGLSASMSMIILKSALHTYLSEIPDFKELVIKLNSFIKGNLPKGSFFAGLFGIIDFKTSTIYYLNCGIPLMSMYIDSYKNVIEIQGEGRVLGFVKNIKPFLKVRKITMNRNDTIVFTTDGLLESANLKGERFGNERVGRILATNKEKSAKEIANTIYNRLLDFIAREIEDDVTILVFKHV; translated from the coding sequence ATGGGCTTAATTGTTTTTATATTTTTCTTTTTTTCCGTTTTAACAATACTGACTTTAAATATCATTACTAAAAAAGAAGCCGTTTCAAAAAGTTTGTTAAAGGTGTCGATAAGTGCAACGGCAACAACCTTATTTTTTCTTACTACAATGCTTGTTTTATATTACAGCATACCTAATTGGAACGTTTATTTATCGACATTGTTTTTAGCGGGTATTTCGGTTACTTCATTTTTTCTGCTGGATATGGCCGTCAGAATGCCGTCTTTTGAAAAGCGCACGGGAATAAAATTTTTTATTTTTAACTGTCTTATCCATTTAACGGCATTGATAATTCTTTTGTTGTTTTTTGAAGGTTTATTTTGGGACGTCTTATCCGGTTTTAAGTTCTCTTCTCAAATTATTTTCGGAATGTCGGCGGAAAGATTTTATGCAAGTATTGTTTTGCTTTTTACCTCTGTATTGGCCTTGATTATTTCCGTTGTAAAAGCCGCCAAAGAGCAAAGTAAAATTTATAAACAGCAAATGCTGTTTTTTGCGATGTCGATAACCGTTTCTCTAATAATTTACGGTGTTGTTTTTTATCTTGCAAATATTTTTACATGGGTTGTTGCAATTTTGCCTGCCGGCTATGTTATGTTAATATTTTTGGCAAACTACGCTTTTTCGGTTTCAATCGTTTATGATAAAAAACAGCTTGCCTTTGCTTTTACCAGATTTTTATCATTTATTTTGGTATTTGCATTATTGGCAGGTTATGCGGCATCTTTAATTTTAACAAAAGTAAGAAATATTTATGTTCAAATGTTTCTTCTTATTGTGTCGGCTTTTATTTTTCTGGTTTTTCGAAATATTGTATCTCAAAAACTCCGCTGGTTTTTGGGAGATACTTCGGAATACGCAAAAGCTATAGAGGAAAAACTTCAAAAAATCAATTATGAAGCCGGGCGTGAAGAAGTTTTAAATGCTTTTACAAATATTATGATTGAGCATTTAAAAGCAAGCGGTATGGACGTCTTAATTACAAGCGAACAGGATATACTTGAACCGGTTTATTCCACATTCGGAACAACTTCGGTTTTTCCCATACAATCGCCGGTATTTGAAAGTCTTTTGAAAAAACATAGCTCCGTTATTATGAGGTCCGAAGTTTTAACAAGTGCGGAATTTGCTCCTATAAGAAACGAGTTGATAAGTATAATGAATAAGACCTCTTCTGAAGTACTTATCTTTGTACGTGAAGGTCAAAAGCTAATCGGAATAATCGGTATTGCGGAAAGAAGAAAAAAGGAAGAATATACCGATTATGACTACGGCGTTTTGACAAACCTTTATTCTTACTTTTTTTTAGTTGTATATTATCTGAGAAATATAGCTAAAGAAGATATTATCCTTACGGTTGACCGCGAAATTGAAATGTCCGACCAGATAATAGGTTCAATTCAAAAAAATATGGACAAGGTGGAAAAAAAGGTTGTTGAAGTCGATTCGGTTTCGTATTCCGCACATCAATTGGGAGGCGACTTTATAGATTTCATCAAACTTTCCGAAGACAGGTATTTTTTCCTTATAGGGGACGTTGCGGGAAAGGGTTTAAGTGCAAGTATGTCTATGATTATTTTAAAATCTGCGTTACATACTTATCTTTCCGAGATACCTGATTTTAAAGAGCTTGTTATAAAATTAAACAGTTTTATAAAAGGGAATTTACCCAAGGGTTCGTTTTTTGCGGGCCTTTTCGGAATTATCGATTTTAAAACTTCTACAATATATTACTTAAACTGCGGTATCCCGCTTATGTCTATGTATATAGATTCATATAAAAACGTTATAGAAATACAGGGAGAAGGAAGAGTTCTAGGCTTTGTTAAGAATATTAAGCCCTTTTTAAAAGTGCGTAAAATTACAATGAACAGAAACGATACGATTGTCTTTACTACGGACGGCTTATTGGAGTCCGCAAACTTAAAGGGTGAACGCTTCGGGAATGAACGGGTAGGACGAATCCTTGCTACAAATAAAGAAAAGTCTGCAAAGGAAATCGCAAATACGATTTATAACAGATTATTGGATTTTATAGCCCGTGAAATTGAAGATGATGTAACTATTCTGGTATTTAAACATGTATAA
- the miaA gene encoding tRNA (adenosine(37)-N6)-dimethylallyltransferase MiaA: MLFPQDYKKDGFNAVVVLGATATGKTAYAVNLAKEYSGEIISVDSRQVYKGLDLGTGKDLFEYGNVPYHLIDICSLEKEYNVFDFQNDAYAAFAEVSGKDNLPIFTGGTGLYLDALIREYNLVPVPENRELRIGLEDKTLEELQNILLELKPEIHNKTDFEQRERLVRAIEIAEYNKNNPAAAQLLVSKRPHIKPFIIGLSFPRGVLRSRIYARLVQRIKAGMIEETENLNKNGVSWERLESLGLEYKFTAMYLQGKIKSKEEYIEELYRAICKFAKRQETWFRRMEKNRVNINWIICS, from the coding sequence ATGCTGTTTCCTCAAGACTATAAAAAAGACGGGTTTAATGCGGTCGTTGTTCTGGGAGCTACGGCAACGGGTAAAACCGCTTATGCCGTAAACCTTGCAAAAGAATATTCAGGTGAAATTATTTCCGTCGATTCCCGTCAGGTTTATAAAGGATTGGATTTAGGCACCGGAAAGGATTTATTCGAGTACGGGAATGTCCCCTACCATTTGATAGATATTTGTTCTTTAGAAAAAGAATATAATGTTTTCGATTTTCAAAATGACGCTTATGCGGCTTTTGCCGAAGTAAGCGGAAAAGATAATCTTCCGATTTTTACAGGCGGAACGGGGCTTTACCTTGATGCTTTAATTAGAGAATACAATTTGGTTCCGGTTCCCGAAAATAGAGAACTGCGTATAGGCTTGGAAGATAAAACTTTAGAAGAACTTCAAAATATTCTTTTGGAATTAAAACCCGAAATTCATAACAAGACCGATTTTGAGCAACGGGAAAGGTTGGTTCGTGCAATAGAAATTGCCGAATACAATAAAAACAATCCTGCCGCGGCACAACTTCTTGTATCAAAACGGCCCCATATTAAGCCTTTTATAATAGGTTTGAGTTTTCCGCGAGGGGTTTTGCGTTCGCGTATATATGCAAGACTTGTGCAGCGCATAAAAGCGGGTATGATTGAAGAAACGGAAAATTTAAATAAAAACGGTGTTTCTTGGGAAAGACTTGAAAGTTTAGGTTTGGAATATAAATTTACCGCAATGTATTTACAAGGTAAGATAAAATCTAAAGAAGAATATATAGAAGAGCTTTATAGGGCTATTTGTAAATTTGCAAAACGGCAGGAAACTTGGTTTAGACGTATGGAAAAAAATCGTGTAAACATAAATTGGATTATTTGTTCATAG
- a CDS encoding STAS domain-containing protein: MDNLIINETKAENYTLLAIDGTINSYTYGDFETKVYSAIKEKDLVLDLSCVTNMSSSGLGVLMSAYNDGEEYGHELFILNPSDIVRMVIDSTGFSDMFKVIHSVNDM, encoded by the coding sequence ATGGATAATTTAATTATCAACGAAACAAAGGCCGAGAACTATACGCTTTTAGCTATAGACGGCACAATTAATTCTTATACCTACGGAGATTTTGAAACTAAGGTATATTCCGCAATTAAAGAAAAAGACCTTGTTTTGGATTTATCCTGTGTAACCAATATGTCTTCCTCAGGTTTAGGCGTTTTAATGTCGGCTTATAATGACGGGGAAGAGTACGGGCATGAACTGTTTATTTTAAATCCGTCCGATATTGTAAGAATGGTAATTGATTCTACAGGTTTTTCGGATATGTTTAAGGTAATTCATTCCGTAAACGATATGTAA
- a CDS encoding M15 family metallopeptidase, with product MTEFKKYIFPFFLFFIFIPCLGLLPLGASESESAQNRYKILEDLSKKLPEKFAEKINKNKQVFLKELNALLSSEKDNLLILVDKKHILDKGYKPKTIILLSDLKNRAYKLDRPDIFLSETAEPALQKMALAARKAGIRLTVSSGYREYEYQSNLFNYYIKVYGKLKAKTFSAPPGSSQHQLGTAVDFGTIDDSYAKTPEGKWLAANAYKYGWSLSYPKGYENITGYKWECWHYRYIGEKACGFQKKWFGDIQYYMLFFIDEWKKADIKK from the coding sequence ATGACTGAATTTAAAAAATATATATTTCCCTTTTTTTTGTTTTTTATTTTTATACCGTGTTTAGGCTTGCTTCCCCTAGGAGCGTCCGAATCCGAATCGGCTCAAAACCGATATAAAATTTTAGAGGATTTATCGAAAAAGCTTCCTGAAAAGTTTGCTGAAAAAATAAACAAAAACAAACAGGTATTTTTAAAAGAATTAAACGCGCTTTTATCTTCGGAAAAAGATAATCTTTTGATTCTTGTGGATAAAAAACATATTCTTGATAAGGGATATAAACCGAAAACAATTATTTTACTTTCCGATTTGAAAAACAGGGCTTATAAACTTGACAGACCCGATATCTTTCTTTCGGAAACTGCGGAACCGGCGTTACAAAAAATGGCTCTCGCGGCACGTAAGGCCGGAATAAGACTTACCGTCAGTTCAGGTTATAGGGAATATGAATATCAGTCAAACCTGTTTAATTATTATATAAAAGTATACGGAAAACTGAAAGCGAAAACATTTTCCGCACCGCCCGGTTCAAGCCAGCACCAATTAGGAACGGCTGTAGATTTCGGAACAATAGATGACTCTTATGCAAAAACTCCCGAAGGGAAATGGCTTGCGGCAAACGCGTATAAATACGGTTGGTCGCTTTCTTATCCCAAGGGTTATGAAAATATAACGGGATATAAGTGGGAATGTTGGCATTACCGTTATATAGGTGAAAAGGCTTGCGGTTTTCAAAAAAAATGGTTCGGAGATATTCAATATTATATGCTGTTTTTTATTGATGAGTGGAAAAAGGCGGATATTAAAAAGTAA
- the rdgB gene encoding RdgB/HAM1 family non-canonical purine NTP pyrophosphatase, with product MKIYLASGSNHKRKEVSELLPDCKVILPKDENLNFNPEETGDTFFENAMIKAQALYKIVKAPVLADDSGLCIDFLNGEPGIRSARYGAVNGEHVSAASAIDKVLSELKDVKNRKAHFACCMVFLLNENRFYSVQEICEGSITQSPCGKGGFGYDPIFFVKQFEKTFAELTPQEKNAVSHRGRAMRQISNLIKDLDIGF from the coding sequence ATGAAAATTTATTTGGCATCGGGCAGTAATCATAAGCGAAAGGAAGTTTCCGAGTTATTGCCGGATTGTAAGGTAATTTTACCGAAAGACGAAAATCTTAATTTTAATCCGGAAGAAACGGGCGATACATTTTTTGAAAACGCTATGATAAAGGCTCAAGCTCTTTATAAGATTGTAAAAGCTCCGGTTCTTGCCGATGATTCCGGTTTGTGTATAGATTTTTTAAACGGAGAGCCGGGTATACGGTCTGCAAGGTACGGGGCCGTAAACGGAGAGCATGTCTCCGCCGCCTCCGCAATAGATAAAGTTTTGTCCGAATTAAAAGACGTAAAAAACCGTAAGGCTCACTTTGCCTGTTGTATGGTTTTTTTATTAAATGAGAACAGATTTTATTCCGTACAGGAAATTTGCGAAGGTTCCATTACTCAAAGTCCATGCGGTAAGGGAGGCTTCGGTTACGACCCTATTTTTTTTGTAAAACAATTTGAAAAAACCTTTGCCGAGCTTACTCCGCAGGAAAAAAATGCGGTTTCGCACAGGGGGCGTGCGATGAGGCAAATTTCAAATTTGATTAAAGACTTAGATATCGGTTTTTGA